One stretch of Athene noctua chromosome 27, bAthNoc1.hap1.1, whole genome shotgun sequence DNA includes these proteins:
- the KLHL33 gene encoding kelch-like protein 33, translating to MWVAEGPAPAQWSLRDEAHAERFLAAADHLRTSGQLVDVSVGPEGDVAHAVVLASISSFFLRFLESRSRELHQGPLPHVPLPPGATLRGWRALLAFAYGGTVPQGSEKEVQEAARALGAPRVVAACAPRLESEGGPKPLEEQWETLRAMEQLHASGLGCDLQLRAGDEVIPVQRLALSSSCDFFRALFTCPMREATHDPATPLATGLSPAELHLLLSFAYTGAVVGPWPVVLEAAETSLRYQAWGLLTLCLDVFTHGLTPETGLDVLAFAVAYDLAQVGRVAEDYILATFPSVVATPAFLDLPSHLLIRLLRSDELNVLHELEALEAASRWLMANGNGQEDLAREVLSSVRFALMSGRELKKVPSVAAGVADPKVLRELMVASLSPVAQLPCRVRSLEEVLVVCGGDKLTANLAARKPSRDLWFAHRYLSAVGLVKQVEWRALGHFPDGPRFRHAVAVVGNILYVLGGKRYYGVHDTLASVYRYQPMDDSWERLSSMTCGRSYFAAVALGDFIYALGGCSRELYCTDTVECYDLANDTWRRCQPLPMALCGHAACALDGALYVSGGCNEASQCQASLLRYIPGMPATLLAPMNGQRAGHIMEEAGGQLYVAGGLCQQDGQTGYRDQLAFEVYSPKLDIWVLLSPLPHAHVVGGAAVLGGELLVLGGYSHETYQDTHLIHAYQPGTRRWITRGTLPHAYTDLQVCVLTVPPALRGPSCLKDPSKSPETPNNT from the exons ATGTGGGTTGCGGAGGGGCCGGCTCCAGCCCAGTGGAGCCTGCGGGATGAGGCCCACGCCGAACGCTTCTTGGCCGCGGCCGACCACCTCCGCACCTCCGGACAGCTGGTGGACGTGTCTGTGGGCCCAGAGGGCGACGTGGCCCATGCCGTGGTCCTGGCTTCCATCAGCTCCTTCTTCCTTCGCTTCTtggagagcaggagcagagagctgcaCCAGGGACCCCTGCCCCATGTCCCTCTGCCACCCGGGGCCACGCTGCGGGGCTGGCGGGCTCTGCTTGCCTTTGCCTATGGGGGAACTGTGCCTCAGGGCTCAGAGAAGGAGGTGCAGGAGGCCGCCCGGGCCCTGGGGGCCCCCCGGGTGGTAGCCGCCTGTGCCCCAAGGCTGGAGAGTGAGGGAGGTCCCAAGCCCCTGGAGGAGCAGTGGGAGACGCTGAGAGCCATGGAACAGCTCCATGCCAGCGGCCTGGGCTGCGACCTCCAGCTCCGGGCAGGGGATGAGGTCATCCCAG TTCAGCGCCTGGCCCTGAGCTCCTCCTGTGACTTCTTCCGAGCCCTCTTCACTTGCCCCATGCGGGAGGCCACTCACGACCCTGCCACCCCGCTGGCCACGGGACTGTCCCCAGCTGAGCTgcacctcctcctctccttcgCCTACACAGGGGCTGTGGTGGGACCGTGGCCTGTGGTCCTGGAGGCAGCCGAGACCTCCCTGCGCTACCAGGCCTGGGGGCTTCTCACCCTCTGCCTGGATGTTTTCACCCATGGCCTGACGCCAGAAACTGGCCTGGACGTTCTGGCCTTTGCTGTGGCTTACGATCTGGCCCAGGTGGGCCGTGTAGCAGAGGACTACATCTTGGCCACCTTCCCCAGTGTGGTGGCCACTCCGGCCTTCCTGGATCTTCCTTCACATCTTCTCATCCGCCTCCTCCGCTCTGACGAGCTCAATGTCCTCCATGAACTGGAGGCCTTGGAAGCAGCATCGCGGTGGCTTATGGCCAATGGAAATGGCCAAGAGGATCTCGCCAGAGAAGTCCTGTCATCTGTTCGCTTTGCCCTCATGTCTGGCCGGGAATTGAAGAAGGTCCCATCAGTGGCTGCAGGGGTAGCTGACCCAAAGGTCCTCCGTGAGCTCATGGTAGCAAGTTTGTCCCCTGTGGCCCAGCTGCCATGCCGGGTGCGTTCCTTGGAAGAGGTGCTGGTGGTTTGTGGTGGAGACAAACTAACGGCCAACCTGGCGGCCCGGAAGCCCAGCAGAGACCTCTGGTTTGCCCACCGCTACCTcagtgctgtggggctggtgaAGCAGGTGGAGTGGCGGGCACTGGGACACTTTCCTGATGGCCCACGCTTCCGCCATGCTGTAGCTGTTGTGGGCAACATTCTCTATGTCCTGGGTGGCAAGCGCTACTATGGGGTCCACGACACCCTGGCCAGTGTCTACAG GTATCAGCCTATGGACGATTCCTGGGAGCGCCTGTCCAGCATGACCTGTGGACGGAGCTACTTTGCTGCTGTGGCACTTGGGGATTTCATCTatgccctggggggctgctcgaGGGAGCTCTACTGCACAGACACTGTGGAGTGCTATGACCTGGCCAATGACACCTGGAG GAGGTGCCAGCCCCTGCCAATGGCTCTGTGTGGGCATGCAGCATGTGCCCTGGATGGTGCCCTCTACGTGTCAGGGGGGTGCAATGAGGCATCCCAGTGCCAGGCATCCTTGCTGCGCTACATCCCCGGTATGCCTGCCACGCTTCTGGCCCCCATGAATGGCCAGCGAGCTGGCCACATCATGGAGGAGGCAGGTGGGCAGCTCTATGTGGCTGGGGGGCTCTGCCAGCAGGACGGGCAGACTGGCTACAGGGACCAGCTGGCCTTTGAGGTCTACAGCCCCAAGCTGGACATCTGGGTCCTCCTCAGCCCCCTGCCTCATGCCCATGTAGTTGGGGGTGCAGCTGTGCTAGGGGGGGAACTGCTTGTACTGGGAGGGTACAGTCACGAGACCTACCAGGACACCCACTTGATCCACGCCTATCAGCCGGGCACTCGGCGCTGGATCACCCGGGGAACCTTGCCCCATGCCTATACTGACCTCCAAGTCTGTGTCCTCACTGTACCCCCTGCCTTGCGTGGCCCCAGCTGCCTTAAAGACCCCTCAAAATCACCTGAAACCCCCAATAATACTTAG
- the GP1BA gene encoding platelet glycoprotein Ib alpha chain: MLKLPLSSPEEPSPFSLASQKERIPRLHHKRLAETMWVPALLLLIIPVLLPPAGTTDPDQLCPSEMNKVKDILEVNCTGQTLSAVPPDLPADTGILLLSTNRLTSVSTAAFLNLKQLQDLDLSHNGLVDLDTIIPLPSLKELILSHNALGALPLLEGLSMLTRLAVAHNSLTQLRPWAFQGMSQLKDLDLRGNQLRTLPKEVFAGLDALEDLDLSDNLLEQLPKELLQDLKKLVTLWLSGNRLRTLPNEFFPEGHLFMYVFLTENPWHCDCDLLYLKAWIRQNEGSVYQPERGLEKTKVEVAPEKVLCHSPAEHQRKPIIYFKSNCSSVGDEEEEYYVYGEEETMEKATRMAPDPSVPKEHTTIPHAVTWLPLTTSGPPLSTPCSSTLAPSTLLEMPSSTRAPSTTTPVPASAALTPTQAPSTATALISAPASTPPRPTTPVSNTSLPTTTSTRPPSTSSSPQTTLNTYATLMVSTGIFPTNSMAVPSPATLEASSAVRSSSPPLTSTTPAGSTATLSTQAPALSTPLDTTRFTQPEPPPPPGRLPFCPCSSPEHTVPVLHSRAGGEGPQWGQWVLRHCCLLHWVLYLACLVLLVLTVLALAGWLVWGCLVGRPSWRKLLQTQEEQCPLLRLKETTERSPAMHLSSFESPLRRPTFCTIKEVELCPEITYCTIKDVEIQRSPPANTSFCTTKELWVHHSPPNASFKSFSRNMVVTDLDSLRTPSAYSLDGGVKAIGDVRVKYAGSSL, translated from the exons ATGTTAAAGCTGCCTCTCAGCTCTCCAGAGGAGCCATCCCCGTTTTCCCTGGCAAGCCAGAAAGAAAGGATCCCTCGTCTACACCACAAACGGCTGGCTGAG ACCATGTgggtccctgccctgctcctgctcatCATCCCAGTCCTGCTGCCCCCAGCCGGCACTACTGACCCAGACCAGCTCTGCCCGTCAGAGATGAACAAGGTCAAGGACATTCTGGAGGTGAACTGCACAGGGCAGACTCTCAGTGCAGTGCCCCCAGACCTGCCTGCAGACACGGgcatcctgctgctcagcaccaaCCGCCTGACATCCGTCTCCACTGCCGCCTTCCTGAACCTCAAACAGCTGCAGGACCTCGACCTGTCCCACAACGGGCTGGTGGATCTGGACACCATCATCCCGCTGCCATCCCTGAAGGAGCTGATCCTCTCCCACAACGCGCTGGGGGCTCTGCCTCTCCTAGAGGGCCTGTCCATGCTCACCCGCCTGGCCGTGGCTCACAACAGCTTGACACAGCTGAGGCCATGGGCTTTCCAAGGTATGTCACAGCTGAAGGACCTGGACCTGCGTGGGAACCAGCTGCggacgctgcccaaggaggtCTTTGCAGGGCTGGATGCACTCGAGGACTTGGACCTCTCAGATAACCTCCTGGAGCAGCTCCCCAAGGAGCTGCTGCAGGATCTGAAAAAGCTGGTGACCCTCTGGCTCTCGGGGAACCGCCTGCGGACGCTGCCCAATGAATTCTTCCCTGAGGGGCACCTCTTCATGTATGTCTTCCTCACTGAGAACCCCTGGCACTGCGACTGTGACCTGCTCTACCTGAAGGCCTGGATCCGGCAGAACGAGGGCAGTGTCTATCAGCCGGAGCGGGGTCTGGAGAAGACAAAGGTGGAAGTCGCCCCTGAGAAGGTGCTGTGTCACAGCCCTGCCGAGCATCAGCGCAAGCCCATCATCTACTTCAAGTCCAACTGCAGCAGTGTGGGGGATGAAGAGGAAGAGTATTACGTCTACGGTGAGGAAGAAACAATGGAAAAAGCTACCAGGATGGCCCCGGATCCATCTGTCCCCAAAGAGCACACTACCATACCCCATGCTGTTACCTGGCTTCCCCTCACTACCTCAGGGCCTCCCCTCAGCACCCCTTGTAGCTCCACCCTTGCCCCAAGCACTTTGCTTGAGATGCCTTCAAGCACCAGAGCTCCCAGCACCACCACTCCTGTGCCAGCCAGCGCCGCTCTCACACCCACACaggcccccagcactgccactgCTCTCATTTCTGCTCCTGCTAGtaccccccccagacccaccaCCCCCGTCTCGAACACCTCACTGCCAACCACTACGAGCACCAGACCTCCCAGCACGAGCAGCAGTCCCCAAACCACCCTCAACACCTATGCCACTCTCATGGTGTCCACTGGCATATTTCCCACCAACTCCATGGCAGTGCCTTCTCCTGCCACGCTAGAGGCCTCTTCTGCTGTTAGATCTTCATCTCCTCCTCTGACATCCACCACACCAGCGGGCTCCACCGCCACACTTTCCACTCAGGCCCCAGCACTGTCGACTCCCCTGGATACCACACGCTTCACCCAGCCTGAACCTCCCCCTCCACCTGGACGTCTCCCCTTCTGCCCGTGCTCCAGCCCAGAGCACACCGTACCTGTGCTGCACTCGCGGGCAGGTGGGGAGGGTCCACAGTGGGGGCAGTGGGTGCTGAGGCACTGCTGCCTATTGCACTGGGTGCTCTACCTGGCCTGCTTGGTTCTGCTGGTCCTGACCGTGCTGGCTTTAGCAGGCTGGCTGGTGTGGGGGTGTCTGGTGGGACGGCCCTCCTGGCGCAAGCTCCTGCAGACCCAAGAGGAGCAGTGTCCTCTGCTGAGGTTGAAGGAGACAACAGAAAGAAGCCCTGCGATGCATCTCAGCAGTTTCGAAAGCCCCCTCCGGCGCCCCACGTTCTGTACCATCAAGGAAGTGGAGTTGTGCCCTGAGATCACTTACTGCACAATTAAAGATGTGGAGATACAGCGCAGTCCTCCTGCAAATACCTCCTTCTGCACTACAAAGGAGCTGTGGGTCCACCATAGCCCTCCGAATGCTTCGTTCAAGTCTTTCTCCAGGAATATGGTGGTCACAGACCTCGACTCCCTAAGGACCCCTTCTGCTTACAGCCTGGACGGGGGTGTCAAAGCCATTGGTGATGTCAGAGTGAAATATGCTGGCAGCTCCTTGTGA